A part of Lacibacter sp. H407 genomic DNA contains:
- a CDS encoding glycosyltransferase family 4 protein has protein sequence MKKLAIVTSHPIQYNAPLFRLLAERKNIDLKVFYTWGQTEHGFVYDPDFKKEFKWDIPLLDGYDKEFVENISKQPSAGEFKGIKNADIFQRIDRYNPDALLVFGWSFHSHLQVLRRYNGKKKILFRGDSNLLDEKQGVSPKKILRRLFLRWVYRHIDIAMYTGEANKAYYKVHGVDDTQLVYAGHAVDNDRFFDADGVYTSNAKALRNELGIAQDELVFLFAGKLEPKKDPGLLIDAFLRLSQHQVRLIMVGNGVLEQELKQKAADDSRIVFLGFQNQQQMPVIYRLGDVFVLPSKGPGETWGLCVNEAMASGRPVIVSDRCGCAGELISGNGKAFRAGDLHALYNTMLFFAEHREALVEMGNLSQSMIKSFSFERIAAVTEELI, from the coding sequence ATGAAAAAATTAGCGATTGTTACATCTCATCCAATTCAATACAATGCGCCATTGTTCCGATTGTTGGCGGAACGTAAGAACATTGATTTAAAAGTATTTTATACTTGGGGACAAACAGAGCACGGGTTTGTATATGATCCTGACTTTAAGAAGGAGTTTAAATGGGATATTCCGTTGCTTGATGGATATGATAAGGAATTCGTTGAAAATATTTCGAAACAACCCAGTGCAGGTGAATTTAAAGGAATTAAAAATGCAGATATATTTCAACGTATCGATCGATACAATCCTGATGCGTTGTTGGTTTTTGGCTGGAGTTTTCACAGTCATCTGCAGGTATTGCGGCGCTATAATGGAAAAAAGAAGATCCTTTTTCGAGGCGATTCCAATTTATTGGATGAGAAGCAAGGGGTCTCGCCAAAAAAAATACTACGCCGCCTGTTTCTGCGATGGGTTTACCGTCATATTGATATAGCCATGTATACAGGAGAGGCCAATAAGGCTTACTATAAAGTGCATGGAGTGGATGATACTCAACTTGTGTATGCGGGCCATGCGGTTGACAATGACCGGTTCTTTGATGCTGATGGAGTATATACTTCCAATGCAAAGGCTTTGCGGAATGAATTAGGTATAGCTCAAGACGAGTTGGTTTTTCTTTTTGCCGGTAAGCTCGAACCAAAGAAAGACCCTGGTTTGCTGATCGATGCTTTTTTGAGATTGTCACAACATCAGGTTCGCTTGATTATGGTAGGTAATGGTGTTCTTGAACAGGAGTTGAAACAGAAAGCAGCCGATGATTCCCGTATTGTGTTTCTGGGTTTTCAGAATCAGCAACAAATGCCGGTGATTTACCGATTGGGAGATGTTTTTGTGTTGCCCTCTAAAGGGCCGGGAGAAACATGGGGCTTATGTGTAAATGAAGCGATGGCCAGTGGACGGCCTGTTATTGTAAGTGACCGGTGTGGTTGTGCAGGAGAATTGATAAGCGGGAATGGCAAAGCTTTTCGTGCAGGTGATTTGCATGCCTTATACAATACAATGCTTTTCTTTGCAGAACACCGGGAAGCTTTGGTGGAGATGGGTAATTTGAGCCAATCTATGATTAAGTCATTTTCCTTTGAACGAATTGCAGCTGTTACTGAAGAATTGATATGA
- a CDS encoding glycosyltransferase family 4 protein: protein MKRLAIITTHPIQYNAPLFRLLHERQHIAVKVFYTWGQSKEQVYDAKFGMKRSWDIPLLEGYDYEFVKNISGKPDSNRFFGVINPGLIKQLKEAQFDAILVYRWSLFSHLRILRSFGGYPKLLFRGDSHLLHVQNRGFKVFVKKRLFRLVYGRVDKALYVGEHNKAYYLHYGIRQEQLAYAPHSIDNERFSMDADKRETNARVEREQLSIPDNCIVFLYAGKFYEVKQLQLLLTSFQQLKGEHYRLLLVGNGEQEEQLRAAAASDDRILFQAFRNQSEMPTLYRVGDIFVLPSKSETWGLGVNEAMACGRPAIVSDACGCAPELIIDGETGFVFRSGDGLSLLQVMEKFDDRGIAREMGKNAFAYIQKFSLERVAEVVEEAVLS, encoded by the coding sequence TTGAAACGCCTTGCCATCATCACTACCCATCCCATCCAATACAATGCTCCATTGTTTCGCCTCTTGCATGAACGGCAGCATATTGCTGTAAAAGTATTTTATACCTGGGGACAATCGAAAGAGCAAGTGTATGATGCAAAATTTGGAATGAAGCGGAGTTGGGATATTCCCTTACTGGAAGGTTACGATTACGAGTTTGTAAAAAACATTTCCGGCAAACCGGATTCAAACCGATTTTTTGGCGTTATTAATCCGGGGCTGATCAAACAATTAAAAGAAGCGCAATTTGATGCGATCCTGGTTTACCGCTGGAGCCTGTTCAGTCACCTGCGGATACTCCGTTCATTTGGAGGATACCCTAAACTATTGTTTCGTGGTGATTCACATTTGTTACATGTGCAGAACAGAGGTTTTAAGGTGTTTGTAAAGAAACGATTGTTTCGATTGGTTTATGGGCGGGTAGATAAAGCGCTGTATGTGGGAGAGCATAACAAAGCCTATTATCTGCACTATGGAATTCGACAAGAGCAATTGGCTTACGCTCCGCATTCGATCGATAACGAGCGATTTTCTATGGATGCAGACAAGCGGGAAACGAATGCACGTGTAGAACGGGAACAACTTTCCATTCCGGACAACTGTATTGTTTTTCTTTATGCCGGCAAGTTTTATGAAGTGAAACAACTACAACTCTTACTTACTTCATTTCAGCAGTTGAAAGGGGAGCATTACCGATTACTTCTTGTTGGTAATGGTGAACAGGAAGAACAACTACGTGCAGCGGCTGCGAGTGATGACCGGATTCTTTTTCAAGCTTTTCGTAACCAAAGTGAGATGCCTACACTGTATCGCGTGGGAGATATTTTTGTATTACCCAGCAAAAGTGAAACATGGGGGCTTGGGGTGAATGAGGCAATGGCTTGTGGAAGGCCTGCAATTGTGAGTGATGCTTGTGGCTGTGCGCCTGAATTGATAATAGATGGGGAAACGGGGTTTGTTTTTCGAAGTGGTGATGGTTTGAGTCTTTTGCAGGTGATGGAGAAGTTTGATGATCGTGGCATTGCAAGAGAGATGGGGAAGAATGCATTTGCCTATATTCAGAAATTTTCGCTCGAGCGGGTGGCCGAGGTGGTGGAAGAAGCAGTTTTGAGTTGA